In Fusarium oxysporum Fo47 chromosome VII, complete sequence, the following proteins share a genomic window:
- a CDS encoding Tetratricopeptide repeat-domain-containing protein — protein MLTYCKLIDFIRSKIIASKWNEVIALDYAYRRCDADDKCCVFWVHADNEATFTSDYKTIGKKLGVDERLDGSDLLDAVCRAIEARSKWVMVVDNADDLRLFGVGQQANDEEMNDTLYKYVPHGSQGTVLWTSRDAHIVSTLVGSPRGIAVRSMTMDEATTLLARTRGDSSTVEREAEVDALLEELQCLPLAISQAGAYMRRQGKTRWDMLKVSDADRHRRPEVSNSVLETSRISTKRIRAESEMSYQMLHVVAHVDSQDIPYELIAAVADRCDNDKADSVKQVTEIEVLEAIMRLKEFSFLSLRQTEQGERRYEMHKLVQEALRYGLRVRGTMETIPGEALSIENESENSEAYYPGTTLQIVDGLFPPSEPSSWARCEQYMKHAIRMGEWAEVSRMEVKAATLLQRVSYFLYDRGRWREREPVDSRAWVLRRKVLGEKHPDTIRSLADLATTYRQRGRYDEAERFKDEVLDLRRELLGEKHPDTIRSMAELATTYHAQGRYDEALQLHQTALDLRHHVLGENHPDTMQSVAYLASIREALQQLPSLV, from the exons ATGTTGACTTATTGTAAATTGATTGATTTCATTAGAAGTAAAATTATCGCATCCAAATGGAATGAGGTG ATCGCGCTAGACTACGCGTACCGACGATGCGATGCCGACGACAAATGCTGCGTCTTCTGGGTGCACGCCGACAATGAAGCGACTTTCACGTCCGATTATAAGACGATCGGGAAGAAGCTCGGGGTTGACGAGCGGCTTGACGGGTCTGACCTGCTAGATGCGGTATGCCGCGCAATTGAAGCTCGATCGAAATGGGTGATGGTCGTCGACAACGCTGACGACCTGAGGCTGTTCGGAGTGGGCCAACAAGCAAACGATGAAGAGATGAACGATACTCTATACAAATATGTCCCTCATGGATCGCAGGGGACGGTACTATGGACGAGTCGAGACGCGCATATTGTCAGCACGCTTGTTGGATCGCCTCGCGGTATTGCAGTGCGCTCTATGACGATGGATGAGGCGACGACGCTTCTCGCGAGGACAAGGGGTGATTCGTCGACGGTGGAGAGGGAGGCAGAAGTAGACGCTTTGTTGGAAGAGCTGCAATGCCTGCCGTTGGCAATCTCGCAAGCTGGCGCCTATATGCGGCG GCAAGGCAAGACCCGATGGGATATGCTAAAGGTTAGCGACGCTGACCGACATCGACGGCCGGAGGTGTCGAACAGTGTGCTCGAGACGTCGAGGATCTCGACGAAGCGGATCCGAGCAGAAAGCGAGATGTCGTACCAGATGTTGCATGTGGTTGCACATGTTGACAGTCAGGATATACCGTACGAGCTGATAGCGGCAGTTGCTGATCGATGCGACAATGACAAGGCGGACTCAGTGAAACAGGTCACGGAGATTGAGGTTCTAGAAGCCATCATGCGACTGAAAGAGTTTTCTTTCCTTAGCCTGCGTCAGACAGAGCAAGGCGAGCGAAGGTATGAGATGCACAAGCTCGTGCAAGAGGCCTTGCGATATGGGCTGAGAGTACGTGGCACAATGGAGACAATCCCGGGCGAGGCGCTGAGTATCGAGAACGAGTCGGAAAACAGTGAAGCATACTATCCTGGCACAACTCTGCAGATTGTAGATGGCCTATTCCCACCATCAGAACCGAGTTCATGGGCACGATGCGAGCAGTACATGAAACATGCTATACGAATGGGGGAGTGGGCGGAGGTGAGCAGGATGGAGGTTAAGGCAGCGACTCTGCTTCAGAGAGTATCGTATTTTCTGTACGATCGAGGGCGGTGGAGAGAGAGGGAACCAGTGGATAGTCGTGCATGGGTTCTCCGACGGAAGGTGCTTGGGGAGAAGCATCCCGATACGATCAGGAGCCTGGCGGACCTCGCGACGACGTACCGTCAGCGGGGCCGATATGATGAGGCCGAGAGATTTAAGGATGAAGTACTGGATCTCCGACGAGAGTTGCTTGGGGAGAAGCATCCGGATACGATCAGGAGCATGGCGGAGCTCGCGACGACGTACCATGCTCAGGGCCGAtatgatgaagctcttcagcttcatcaaaccGCCTTGGACCTTCGCCACCATGTGCTTGGAGAAAACCATCCGGATACGATGCAGAGCGTGGCATACCTCGCCTCCATACGCGAGGCGTTGCAACAGTTACCGTCGCTTGTATAG